A stretch of DNA from Planctomycetaceae bacterium:
GCCGCCACGCCCCGCATGCGGTAGATCATCGCCAGCACTTCCGCCACGGCGACAAAGAGCGAATCGGGCACCGCTTCGCCGATGTCGGCGGCGGCGAAGAGCCCGCGGGCCAGTTCCGGGCGCGTCACGACCGGAACGTCGTGCAGGCGGGCGATCTCCTTGATTTTCTCGCACATCAGGTCGGCGCCCTTGGCCACCACGATCGGGGCGGCCATCTGCGTCGAGTCGTACTTCAGAGCCACCGCCACGTGCGTGGGGTTGGCCACGACCACGTCGGCGGCCGCCACGTCAGACAGCATCCGCCGCCGCGCCAGGGCGTACTGGATCGAGCGGACGCGCCCCTTGATCTCGCCGCTCTGCTCGTGCTCTTTGTTCTCTTCCTTGACTTCCTGGCGAGTCATCTTCAACTGGCGGCGATGGTTCCACTTCTGATACAGCACGTCCAGCCCGCCGATCACCAGCAGCGCCAGCGTGATCCGCGCCAGCACGCTCAGCAGCAGCCGCCCGCTCGATGCCATCATCGCCTGCGGGTCCTGCCACGTCAGGGCCGACAGGCGCGGAATCTCGTCGCGCATCGAGTACCAGGTGACCATGGCGACGACCGTGACCTTCGTCATCGACGTCACCAACTGCACCACCGACTTGAGCGAGATCAGATTGCCGAACCCCTTGAACGGGTTAATCTTCTCCAGGTCGAACTTCAGCGCCTTGGTCGAGACCGACCAGCCGCTGGTGACGACGCTGCCCAGCATCGAGACCGCCAGGGCTCCCAGGGCGAACGGCGAAACGATGATCAGCGCCTGCATGCCCTTGACCCGCAGCAGGTGCGTGAAATCCTCCTGTGTCATGGGATGGCCCAGGCGTACCGCCAGACCTTTGCTGAACTCGCCGGCGAGGTGCTCGAACAGCCAGCCGCCGCCCACCGCCAGCACCAGCGTCAGCATCAGCAGCATCAAGGCCGAGGGCAGTTCCTGGCTTTCAGGAATGCGCCCCTCCTGCCGCGCCTTGCGGAGGCGTTCGGCGGTCGGCTGTTCGGTCTTGTCTTGTGAAGGTTTATCGGCCATGTCTCACGCCGCCACCGCCCGCTGCATCCAGGCGGCGGTCTCGCCCAGCAGGGCGTCGAGGGTGGGCACCACGCCGATGGCCAGCATGTATCCAGCCCCGACGCGCAGGGGGTAACTCTCGAAGAGGATGTTGATCTCGGGCATGATGCGGGCCACCACGGCCAGCACCGACGCCAGGATCAGAAACGCCGCCAGAACCGGGGCGGCCATTTTCAGCGCCAGCAGCAGCATGGTCGCGCCGGCGTCGAGGACGCCGCCAGCCAGCGCCCGCAGGTCCGGCGCCGCCGCCGGCGGGAACCACTGGTAGCTGTCGACGACCATGCGGATCAGCAGCAAGTGCCCTCCGGCGGCCAGGAACAGCAGGATGAACAACAGTTCGGTCAATTGCGGGATCGGGTCGGCCTCTTCGCCGGTG
This window harbors:
- the flhB gene encoding flagellar biosynthesis protein FlhB; the encoded protein is MADKPSQDKTEQPTAERLRKARQEGRIPESQELPSALMLLMLTLVLAVGGGWLFEHLAGEFSKGLAVRLGHPMTQEDFTHLLRVKGMQALIIVSPFALGALAVSMLGSVVTSGWSVSTKALKFDLEKINPFKGFGNLISLKSVVQLVTSMTKVTVVAMVTWYSMRDEIPRLSALTWQDPQAMMASSGRLLLSVLARITLALLVIGGLDVLYQKWNHRRQLKMTRQEVKEENKEHEQSGEIKGRVRSIQYALARRRMLSDVAAADVVVANPTHVAVALKYDSTQMAAPIVVAKGADLMCEKIKEIARLHDVPVVTRPELARGLFAAADIGEAVPDSLFVAVAEVLAMIYRMRGVAARRRRAAAGAGR
- a CDS encoding flagellar biosynthetic protein FliR, with translation MDTWVLLLPIGLVLARVSGFFAMLPVFGHSMVPMIVRVGIALTVAMFTAIMHPCPASLVAAGVHWLQATIWMLQEATLGLALGLGVRLVFTAAQQGGFIIAQQIGFTDAGVIDPVTGEEADPIPQLTELLFILLFLAAGGHLLLIRMVVDSYQWFPPAAAPDLRALAGGVLDAGATMLLLALKMAAPVLAAFLILASVLAVVARIMPEINILFESYPLRVGAGYMLAIGVVPTLDALLGETAAWMQRAVAA